Proteins from a genomic interval of uncultured Desulfuromusa sp.:
- a CDS encoding HAD-IIB family hydrolase — MPQPQLIIFTDLDGTLLDHYNYSWQAANPALKLLRERQIPLILCTSKTAAEVSKLHQELKLTTPFIVENGAGIIFPENMSSAHFFGKPYSELINLVQQLRRQKGYRFQGFADFSVAEIAAETGLSIAVATLAKQRLCSEPLRWDDNLMKLEEFRNDLTRHGLQLLRGGRFYHVVSDRAGKGTALRWLLEHYPSPENNCWYSVALGDGPNDQSMLEAADLAVVIPSVSGLAPKPQNVTIIHATEQGPKGWNQTVCDILQQFDKE; from the coding sequence GTGCCGCAACCACAACTCATCATATTTACCGATCTCGACGGGACTCTCCTCGACCATTACAATTATAGTTGGCAAGCGGCCAATCCAGCTCTCAAACTACTACGGGAGCGACAGATTCCACTTATTCTCTGCACCAGTAAAACCGCTGCTGAAGTTTCCAAACTGCATCAGGAATTAAAACTGACAACACCCTTTATTGTTGAAAACGGTGCCGGGATCATTTTTCCGGAAAATATGAGTTCTGCACATTTTTTCGGCAAACCTTACTCAGAGCTGATCAATCTGGTGCAACAGCTACGACGACAAAAGGGTTACAGGTTTCAAGGATTTGCTGATTTTTCAGTTGCTGAAATTGCAGCAGAAACCGGTCTGAGCATAGCGGTTGCAACACTGGCAAAACAACGGCTTTGCTCGGAACCTCTCCGCTGGGATGACAACCTGATGAAACTGGAAGAATTCCGCAACGACCTCACCCGGCACGGCTTACAACTGCTGCGCGGAGGACGTTTTTATCATGTTGTAAGCGACCGCGCCGGCAAGGGAACGGCTCTACGCTGGCTGCTCGAACACTACCCCTCACCTGAAAACAACTGTTGGTACAGCGTCGCTCTTGGCGACGGTCCCAACGACCAATCCATGCTCGAAGCCGCCGACCTTGCGGTCGTTATCCCTTCCGTCAGTGGTCTGGCACCAAAACCACAAAACGTTACCATCATTCACGCAACGGAGCAGGGTCCGAAGGGCTGGAACCAGACCGTTTGCGACATCCTGCAACAATTTGACAAGGAGTAG
- a CDS encoding GGDEF domain-containing protein: MTVNLDEPHLPSSKTTICPIGKTDCPLISEVSELRQKLSALSDLVRTDSLTGIANYRSFFQALEQEIERTQRSGQPTSLIMLDIDFFKKVNDQWGHEVGNQALIHLSSLLQQTIRKLDIPCRYGGEEFAVILPDTTLTASVPVAERIRQGIEKAPLEVAGKLLKMTVSLGIATFNETGQQKVTVAELVKQADEYLYQAKESGRNRVCHATLPSIDIVSTEEKKALSQLFGSGMTKKD, from the coding sequence ATGACTGTCAATTTGGACGAACCACATTTACCTTCATCAAAAACAACAATCTGCCCCATAGGGAAAACTGACTGCCCTTTAATATCCGAAGTATCTGAACTTCGCCAAAAGTTGTCAGCATTGTCTGACCTGGTACGGACTGACTCTCTCACCGGCATTGCCAATTACCGCTCTTTTTTCCAAGCTCTTGAACAGGAAATTGAACGAACCCAGCGTAGCGGACAACCCACATCGCTGATCATGCTGGATATAGATTTTTTCAAAAAGGTGAACGATCAGTGGGGACATGAAGTTGGTAATCAGGCTTTAATTCACCTCTCTTCGCTGTTGCAACAAACCATAAGAAAGCTTGATATCCCCTGTCGTTATGGCGGGGAAGAGTTTGCTGTGATTCTTCCGGATACAACCTTAACGGCAAGTGTCCCAGTGGCAGAACGTATCAGACAAGGTATTGAAAAAGCTCCTCTGGAAGTTGCAGGAAAGCTACTGAAAATGACGGTTAGCCTGGGAATCGCAACCTTTAATGAAACAGGGCAGCAAAAAGTAACCGTCGCTGAACTGGTAAAACAAGCTGATGAATATCTTTATCAAGCAAAGGAAAGTGGTCGAAATCGCGTCTGTCACGCGACACTGCCAAGCATAGATATTGTCTCAACTGAAGAAAAAAAGGCCCTGTCTCAATTATTTGGCAGCGGCATGACGAAAAAGGATTGA
- a CDS encoding sugar phosphorylase: protein MVGADVLERFQLQASERLGRIYRVDQVKTLLDQVVIEVQNFSSPIEEEPVNRLWSERDLILISYGDSICVEGQMPIQGLCSFLEHYLPDVISIVHLLPFFPYSSDDGFAVIDYQQVNPKLGDWSQIAAINRNFDLMVDLVINHVSSQHRWFQEFLHDEEPGKNYFISPPDDVDLTHVVRPRQSPLLTRVETDRGADKVWTTFSADQVDTNFSNPDVLLEYIKVLLFYLSQGARFIRLDAVAFLWKEWGTSCLNLPQTHEIVKLLRDILTTVAPKTVLLTETNLPHHQNLSYFGDSDEAHMVYQFSLAPLLLHGLYRGTSVYLCEWARTRCNAPPGCTFLNFTASHDGIGLRPIEGLLPQGEIDLLLHGMEKFGGMISYKGNGDGSKSPYEINIGYFDALKGTWLGDDCWQLARFLLAQTLMIGLRGIPALYIHSLLATPNYHEGVEKTGRPRTINRRCWQQKDLDLLLGDEESNQAKIFYELRRRLQIRREQPAFHPDGRQEVLYLGEYLFGFWRFSPDGKQKIFAVHNLTEQPRNLYVDGALDGQFSGRWIGLLTGEVVTSERAVINLPPYHVLWLAQQEE from the coding sequence ATGGTAGGTGCTGATGTGCTGGAGAGGTTTCAGCTGCAGGCGTCTGAACGTTTGGGGCGTATTTATCGTGTTGATCAGGTAAAAACTCTATTGGATCAAGTCGTTATAGAGGTTCAAAATTTTTCAAGCCCGATTGAGGAAGAACCGGTCAATCGGCTTTGGAGCGAGCGGGATCTGATTTTGATCAGCTATGGAGATTCAATCTGTGTAGAAGGTCAGATGCCTATCCAAGGATTATGCTCATTTCTTGAGCACTATCTTCCAGATGTGATCAGTATTGTTCATTTATTACCTTTTTTCCCTTACAGTTCTGATGATGGTTTCGCGGTTATTGATTATCAACAGGTCAATCCGAAGTTGGGTGATTGGTCGCAGATTGCTGCAATCAACCGGAATTTCGACTTGATGGTCGACTTGGTAATCAACCATGTGTCCAGCCAACATCGCTGGTTTCAGGAGTTTTTACACGATGAGGAACCGGGTAAGAACTACTTTATTTCTCCTCCTGATGACGTTGATCTGACGCATGTAGTCAGGCCGCGCCAGTCTCCGTTGCTGACAAGGGTTGAAACTGATCGTGGTGCGGATAAAGTCTGGACGACTTTCAGTGCTGATCAAGTTGATACCAATTTTTCCAACCCGGATGTGCTGCTCGAATATATCAAAGTTCTGCTGTTCTACTTGAGCCAGGGAGCACGTTTCATCCGTCTTGATGCGGTTGCTTTTCTCTGGAAAGAGTGGGGAACCAGCTGTCTTAATTTACCACAAACACATGAAATCGTTAAGCTTCTGAGGGACATTCTCACAACTGTTGCGCCGAAAACGGTGTTGCTGACCGAAACGAATCTACCACATCATCAGAATCTCAGTTATTTCGGCGACAGTGATGAAGCTCACATGGTGTACCAGTTTAGTTTGGCCCCTTTGCTGTTGCACGGCTTGTATCGCGGGACCAGTGTGTATTTGTGTGAATGGGCCAGAACCCGTTGCAATGCTCCCCCAGGGTGTACTTTTTTGAATTTTACTGCTTCACATGACGGGATTGGTCTGCGGCCGATTGAAGGATTGCTGCCACAAGGGGAGATTGATCTCTTGCTGCATGGAATGGAAAAGTTTGGTGGCATGATCAGCTACAAGGGCAATGGGGACGGCAGTAAAAGCCCCTATGAAATCAATATCGGCTACTTTGATGCTTTAAAAGGAACCTGGTTGGGTGATGACTGTTGGCAGTTGGCCCGTTTTCTTTTGGCTCAGACCTTGATGATCGGGTTGCGCGGTATCCCGGCATTATATATACACAGTCTGTTGGCAACCCCGAATTACCATGAGGGGGTGGAGAAGACCGGTCGGCCTCGGACAATTAACCGGCGTTGTTGGCAACAAAAAGACCTGGATCTCCTTCTTGGTGATGAAGAGTCGAATCAGGCGAAAATTTTTTATGAGCTGCGGAGGCGTTTACAAATTCGCCGGGAACAGCCGGCTTTTCACCCCGATGGCCGTCAGGAAGTGCTGTATCTTGGCGAGTATCTGTTCGGTTTCTGGCGTTTCAGCCCGGATGGAAAACAGAAAATTTTTGCTGTCCACAACTTGACCGAACAACCGCGAAATCTGTATGTCGATGGCGCCCTTGATGGTCAGTTCAGCGGTCGCTGGATCGGGTTGCTGACCGGTGAGGTGGTGACCAGTGAGCGGGCCGTGATTAACCTTCCTCCCTATCATGTTCTCTGGTTGGCACAGCAGGAAGAGTGA
- a CDS encoding DMT family transporter codes for MKYSDHFKGILLALVAVLILSPDALLVRLIQTDVWTLLFWRCLLTAIMTSFFLLFRYRSQFFHSFYAIGRTGLVSALIIVVGSLLFIGSLKQTTAANTLVILAAAPIFSSLLSWVIVREKIPLRTKLAIFTCFGGILLIFSGSLQSGLLLGDLMALGATAMWGSNVAVIRSGKAVNMIPANVLGNLSVAPIVYLLGAQPMLVSSVDAGYLLILGLVVLPVSFALITLSPRYLQAPEVSLILLIETVLGPIWVWLALGEVPHIRTVVAGGVILGTLLIHTLLSLRFPQAPSAQG; via the coding sequence ATGAAATATTCTGACCATTTTAAAGGAATCTTACTGGCCTTGGTTGCCGTATTGATTCTGAGTCCCGATGCTCTTCTGGTACGTTTGATCCAGACAGATGTCTGGACTTTACTTTTCTGGCGCTGTCTCCTGACAGCGATCATGACGTCCTTTTTTTTGCTGTTTCGTTATCGCAGCCAATTTTTTCACAGTTTTTATGCTATAGGCCGTACCGGTCTGGTTTCTGCCCTGATCATAGTTGTTGGGTCGCTCTTGTTTATTGGTTCCTTGAAACAAACCACAGCTGCAAACACTCTGGTCATCTTGGCTGCCGCCCCGATTTTTAGTAGCTTGTTGAGCTGGGTGATTGTTCGTGAAAAAATCCCATTAAGAACAAAGCTGGCGATTTTCACCTGTTTTGGTGGAATTTTACTGATCTTTTCAGGCAGTTTACAGAGCGGTCTGCTGCTTGGTGACCTGATGGCTCTTGGTGCGACTGCCATGTGGGGATCAAATGTGGCTGTTATCCGAAGCGGAAAAGCAGTGAATATGATACCGGCAAACGTGCTTGGGAATCTAAGTGTTGCTCCGATTGTGTATCTTCTTGGAGCTCAACCGATGTTGGTTTCCTCTGTAGATGCTGGTTATTTGTTAATTCTCGGTCTTGTTGTCTTGCCTGTCTCCTTTGCCTTGATTACTCTCAGCCCTCGCTATTTGCAGGCTCCGGAGGTGAGCTTGATTCTTCTCATTGAGACTGTTCTGGGGCCCATTTGGGTTTGGCTGGCGCTTGGGGAAGTGCCACATATCCGTACGGTGGTTGCGGGGGGGGTGATTTTAGGGACGTTACTGATTCATACCCTTTTATCTCTGCGTTTCCCACAAGCCCCGTCAGCGCAGGGGTAA
- a CDS encoding D-2-hydroxyacid dehydrogenase: MKIVVLDGYTLNPGDLDWAPLKALGSSCVIHPRTPLDQIVEKAHDAEIVLTNKTVLAAETLDLLPKLQYIGVLATGVNVVDLQAAKERNIIVTNVPGYSTGSVAQMVFALLLEMTQHVGHHAQKVKQGDWVTCPDFSFRDYPLIELADKTLGVVGYGQIGQQVSTIARAFGMKVLIQTAHPEKYSHNPELEFTDIDRLFSESDIISLNCPLTETTENLVNTARLARVKQGALLINTGRGQLINEEAVAEALEEGYLGGYATDVLSQEPPDEENPLFAAPNCIITPHIAWATTEARQRLLSVAVANIAAFQNASPQNRVA; the protein is encoded by the coding sequence ATGAAAATTGTTGTTCTGGACGGCTACACCCTAAATCCGGGGGATCTCGATTGGGCGCCATTAAAGGCATTGGGTTCCTCCTGCGTTATCCACCCACGGACTCCTCTCGATCAAATTGTTGAAAAAGCCCATGATGCAGAGATTGTCCTGACAAACAAAACGGTTCTTGCTGCAGAAACTCTGGATCTGTTGCCAAAGTTGCAATATATTGGCGTCCTGGCAACAGGGGTTAATGTAGTTGATCTGCAGGCGGCCAAAGAACGCAATATCATTGTTACAAATGTTCCAGGCTACAGTACCGGATCTGTTGCCCAGATGGTTTTTGCCCTCTTATTGGAGATGACCCAACATGTGGGCCACCATGCCCAGAAGGTCAAGCAAGGGGATTGGGTCACCTGTCCTGACTTTAGTTTCAGAGACTATCCTTTGATTGAACTCGCCGACAAAACCCTCGGCGTGGTCGGTTATGGTCAGATTGGACAACAGGTCTCAACAATAGCCAGAGCCTTTGGAATGAAGGTTTTGATTCAGACCGCTCATCCAGAAAAATACTCTCATAATCCGGAATTAGAGTTTACCGATATCGACAGATTATTTTCAGAATCAGACATTATCAGCCTTAACTGTCCCCTGACAGAAACGACTGAAAACCTTGTCAACACCGCCCGCCTTGCCCGGGTTAAACAGGGAGCCTTATTGATAAATACCGGGCGCGGTCAACTTATCAATGAAGAAGCTGTTGCTGAAGCGCTTGAAGAGGGATATCTCGGAGGATACGCAACCGATGTCCTCTCTCAAGAACCACCAGATGAAGAGAATCCATTGTTTGCTGCCCCCAACTGCATCATTACTCCACATATAGCCTGGGCGACAACCGAAGCCCGACAACGATTACTCTCGGTTGCGGTTGCAAATATTGCAGCTTTCCAGAATGCATCCCCACAAAACAGGGTCGCCTGA
- a CDS encoding MBL fold metallo-hydrolase, which yields MTKPATTLRCIGSGDAFGSGGRLNSCYHLNLLSTQMLLDCGCSSLIGLQRWGVHAAEIDTVVISHLHGDHFGGIPYLLLEGKYASQRSKALTLVGPPGLQQRVEAVSEAFYPGIISKNNNFPVVFQLLDPQKPLVVNDARIECFRVRHGHSKHAYGLRIEVDGKVISYSGDTEWTENLIPLSQGSDLFIVECCAYDQPIPSHLDYRTLQKHRSKLECRKLVLTHMGPEMLSRLDDLELDTLNDGDVFEI from the coding sequence ATGACAAAGCCTGCAACGACATTGCGGTGTATTGGCAGCGGTGATGCCTTCGGCAGCGGCGGGAGGTTGAATAGTTGTTACCATCTGAATCTTTTATCGACTCAGATGCTTCTTGATTGCGGCTGTTCCAGCTTGATTGGACTGCAGCGCTGGGGTGTACACGCAGCTGAGATTGATACCGTTGTCATCAGTCACCTTCATGGTGATCATTTTGGTGGTATTCCTTACTTGCTGTTGGAAGGGAAATATGCCAGTCAGCGCAGTAAAGCTTTGACGCTGGTCGGTCCGCCGGGGTTGCAACAGCGGGTTGAGGCTGTGTCCGAAGCATTTTATCCGGGGATCATCAGCAAAAACAATAATTTTCCAGTTGTTTTTCAATTGCTGGATCCTCAGAAGCCGCTCGTCGTGAATGATGCCCGGATTGAATGCTTTCGGGTCAGGCATGGTCACAGTAAACATGCCTATGGTTTGCGTATTGAGGTTGATGGGAAAGTTATCAGCTATTCCGGGGATACCGAGTGGACAGAAAACCTGATTCCTTTATCTCAGGGCAGTGATCTTTTCATTGTCGAATGTTGTGCCTATGACCAGCCCATCCCTTCGCATCTCGACTACCGGACATTGCAGAAACATCGATCAAAGTTAGAATGTCGAAAGCTGGTCCTGACGCATATGGGACCGGAAATGTTGTCGCGGCTTGATGATCTTGAGCTGGATACCCTGAATGACGGTGATGTGTTTGAGATTTAA